In one window of Silvanigrella paludirubra DNA:
- a CDS encoding DUF4442 domain-containing protein translates to MKKFLPDFSSPSEMIQVGWEKLKKIPGGNKIFSTIVSKYIPYTGSVSPLVLSIENGQARVMLKDKRAVRNHLNCIHAIALANVGEFSTGLCLISQLPKTAMAILVKIEVEYLKKARGNLISESLFQYASTTKNNEDLRITANVLDEKNEIVTKVHATWRIRLN, encoded by the coding sequence ATGAAAAAATTTCTTCCTGATTTTTCATCGCCAAGTGAAATGATTCAAGTTGGTTGGGAAAAGCTAAAAAAAATACCTGGCGGTAATAAAATTTTCTCTACAATTGTCTCTAAATATATTCCTTATACAGGTTCAGTCTCCCCCTTGGTTCTAAGTATTGAAAATGGTCAGGCAAGAGTTATGTTAAAAGACAAAAGAGCCGTTAGAAACCATTTAAATTGTATTCATGCGATTGCGTTAGCTAATGTTGGTGAGTTTTCAACAGGATTATGTCTAATTTCTCAATTACCAAAAACAGCAATGGCAATTCTTGTAAAAATTGAGGTTGAATATCTAAAAAAAGCAAGAGGAAATTTAATTTCTGAATCTTTATTTCAATACGCTTCGACTACAAAAAATAATGAAGATTTAAGAATAACTGCAAATGTTTTAGATGAAAAAAATGAAATTGTTACTAAAGTTCATGCCACTTGGCGTATAAGATTAAATTAG
- a CDS encoding NAD(P)H-dependent flavin oxidoreductase — translation MNYETVFTKQIGIQYPIICGAMYPCSNPELVAAVSEAGGIGIIQPLSLVFVHKHEFRDGLRLIKNITKKPIGMNIITEKSSSIYENRMRKWLDIALEEGVRFFVTSLGNPKWIVDKVSPLGGVVYHDVTNKKWADKAISSGVHGLICVNNRAGGHAGELDVEKIIKDLEEFKVPIICAGGVGDKNTFQNALNLGYAGVQMGTRFIATSECNAHQDYKNAIIKATSKDIVLTEKISGVPVSVIKTEYIERIGTKANFMSRYLLQHKKFKHWMRTYYTLQAVWKLKRASMEGAGYKDYWQAGKSVDGCNSILTSKEVIQGLTN, via the coding sequence ATGAATTATGAAACTGTTTTTACAAAACAAATAGGAATTCAATATCCCATTATTTGTGGTGCTATGTATCCATGCAGTAATCCAGAACTCGTGGCAGCGGTATCTGAAGCTGGTGGGATTGGGATAATTCAGCCTTTATCATTAGTCTTTGTTCATAAACATGAATTTCGAGATGGTTTAAGATTGATTAAGAATATAACTAAAAAACCAATTGGCATGAATATCATAACTGAAAAATCATCATCAATTTATGAAAATAGAATGAGAAAATGGCTCGATATTGCACTTGAAGAAGGCGTTCGTTTTTTTGTTACTTCTTTAGGAAATCCAAAGTGGATCGTAGATAAAGTATCGCCTCTAGGAGGCGTAGTTTATCACGATGTCACAAATAAAAAATGGGCCGATAAAGCAATTTCTTCTGGTGTCCATGGACTTATTTGTGTGAATAATAGAGCTGGTGGGCATGCAGGAGAATTGGATGTTGAAAAAATCATCAAAGATTTAGAAGAATTTAAGGTTCCAATAATCTGTGCCGGAGGAGTTGGAGACAAAAATACATTTCAAAATGCTTTAAATCTAGGATATGCGGGCGTTCAAATGGGAACCCGATTTATTGCAACATCAGAATGTAACGCCCATCAAGACTATAAAAATGCTATTATCAAAGCGACTTCTAAAGATATTGTACTAACTGAAAAAATATCAGGAGTACCCGTTTCTGTTATAAAAACAGAATACATTGAAAGAATTGGAACAAAAGCTAACTTTATGTCTCGATACCTGCTTCAGCATAAAAAATTTAAACACTGGATGCGCACATACTATACACTTCAAGCAGTTTGGAAATTGAAAAGAGCTTCTATGGAAGGCGCCGGCTATAAAGATTACTGGCAAGCTGGAAAAAGTGTTGATGGCTGTAATTCTATTTTAACATCTAAAGAAGTCATTCAAGGGCTAACAAATTAG